The Paenibacillus tianjinensis genome has a window encoding:
- a CDS encoding glutaredoxin family protein, translating into MSQSVIVYSTSGCSDCNQVKQLLTEQGIPFEVRDVMTSTVYQEEVEKLGFMGVPVTVSGEYAVKGFNLPELKELIAAAK; encoded by the coding sequence ATGAGCCAGTCTGTCATTGTCTACTCTACCTCCGGCTGCAGCGACTGCAATCAGGTAAAACAGCTGCTCACAGAACAAGGCATTCCGTTCGAAGTGCGTGATGTTATGACCAGTACAGTCTATCAGGAGGAAGTAGAGAAGCTCGGCTTCATGGGAGTACCTGTCACTGTATCCGGAGAATATGCGGTCAAAGGCTTCAACCTTCCTGAGCTTAAGGAACTTATTGCTGCAGCGAAATAA
- a CDS encoding methyl-accepting chemotaxis protein, which translates to MIQHKNRLMIWMSAATIFISILIHLLHRQFDLLSLGMIHNEEEALTIARDFAFSMNVLLALPVIFLVINIWLYGKNREHKYIPLLNTLAITFGSFSMIAGGGGTVEFHFSIFMAIAIVAYYENIKLTLIMTLLFALQHILGLFLVPELVFGVSSYPFSMMLIHALFLLMTSAATILQINSKQKITLQLEREKTIKQNEVIVLLETVKQLSDELDHTSSAVSQLSEGNIRVNTEMLQSFREVSTGLSDQSGSLVSMENSVQSITKMIEQTSQTSSTMQKRTAATEQALADNQHNTRILYDQVSLVSETITTATETIVSLNESTQQIEGIISLIQDVATQTNLLALNASIEAARAGEHGKGFAVVASEIRKLAQRSNNSTEEIRLILNKVREESATSVSQMETGKQTSDESVASAKEFMSDFDLVYQTISQLVTAINELNGSIQTIEAASQEISNDMTNISAVIEENVASMEQLSAGSENQMNSSQQVNDKIIDLQELTHSLRRKFETS; encoded by the coding sequence ATGATCCAGCACAAAAACAGATTAATGATTTGGATGTCAGCCGCAACAATTTTCATCAGTATTTTGATTCACCTGCTGCATAGGCAGTTTGATTTACTGAGCCTGGGCATGATTCACAACGAAGAGGAAGCCTTAACGATTGCCCGGGACTTTGCTTTTTCTATGAATGTGCTGCTGGCCCTTCCGGTCATCTTCCTGGTTATTAACATTTGGTTATACGGCAAGAACAGGGAACATAAGTACATCCCTTTATTGAATACTTTGGCCATAACCTTCGGCAGCTTCTCCATGATCGCAGGCGGGGGCGGAACGGTAGAGTTTCACTTTTCCATTTTCATGGCGATTGCAATTGTTGCCTACTACGAAAATATCAAGCTAACTCTGATAATGACCCTTTTGTTTGCGCTGCAGCATATTCTTGGATTATTCCTCGTCCCTGAGCTGGTGTTCGGAGTGTCGAGCTACCCTTTTAGCATGATGCTTATTCATGCCTTGTTCCTGCTTATGACCTCAGCGGCTACCATCCTGCAGATCAACTCTAAGCAAAAAATCACCTTACAGCTTGAAAGGGAGAAGACCATAAAGCAGAACGAAGTTATCGTGCTCTTAGAGACAGTGAAGCAGCTCTCGGATGAGCTGGACCACACCTCTTCTGCCGTCTCTCAGCTGTCGGAAGGCAACATCCGCGTGAATACAGAGATGCTGCAATCGTTCAGGGAGGTATCCACCGGTCTGAGTGATCAAAGCGGGTCGCTGGTCAGCATGGAGAATTCTGTACAATCTATCACTAAAATGATCGAACAGACCTCTCAGACCTCTTCAACCATGCAAAAAAGAACGGCAGCTACCGAGCAGGCCCTCGCGGATAACCAGCATAATACGAGAATATTGTACGATCAGGTTTCCCTCGTATCCGAAACGATTACGACAGCTACGGAAACCATTGTATCCCTGAATGAGTCCACTCAACAAATCGAAGGCATCATTTCATTAATTCAGGACGTGGCTACCCAGACCAATTTGCTGGCCCTGAATGCTTCGATCGAGGCCGCAAGAGCCGGTGAGCATGGTAAGGGGTTTGCCGTGGTAGCGAGTGAAATCCGTAAACTGGCTCAACGAAGCAATAATTCCACCGAAGAAATCAGGCTCATTCTCAATAAAGTACGGGAAGAAAGTGCCACTTCTGTATCGCAAATGGAGACCGGCAAACAGACCTCGGATGAGTCTGTTGCCTCTGCCAAAGAATTCATGTCAGATTTCGACCTGGTGTATCAAACCATCAGCCAGCTGGTGACAGCGATTAACGAGCTGAATGGATCCATTCAGACTATCGAAGCAGCATCACAGGAAATATCCAATGATATGACGAATATTTCCGCCGTTATCGAGGAGAATGTGGCTTCCATGGAGCAGCTGTCTGCAGGCAGTGAAAATCAAATGAATTCCTCCCAACAGGTTAACGACAAAATCATCGACCTACAGGAGCTCACCCATTCCCTGCGCAGAAAATTCGAAACCAGCTGA
- a CDS encoding pyridoxal phosphate-dependent aminotransferase gives MNIFEPSQVLSALPKQFFAALVARAGQVAAEGHDVINLGQGNPDRPTPPHIVEALQRAAVDPMNHKYPPFRGHGYLKEAAAAFYKREYGVELDPQREIAILFGGKTGLVEVVQCLLNPGDTALVPDPGYPDYWSGIELARAVMEMMPLKEERGFLPDYTVISPETAAKAKLMFLNYPNNPTGAVADEEFFLETVRFVEQHNICVVHDFAYAAIGYEGQRPVSFLQIPGAKETGIEIYTLSKTYNMAGWRVAFAAGNASVIESLNLLQDHMYVSLFGAVQEAAAAALLGPQDCVQENVDRYEARRNTLISGLRQIGWQVEAPRGSFFTWLPVPEGYTSQSFADMLLEQAHVVVAPGVGFGAYGEGYVRIGLVSDEARLAEAVQRIAGLKLFTAEE, from the coding sequence ATGAATATTTTCGAACCTTCCCAAGTGCTGAGTGCTTTGCCAAAGCAGTTCTTTGCTGCGCTTGTTGCCAGGGCCGGCCAGGTGGCGGCTGAAGGACATGATGTCATTAATCTCGGACAAGGCAATCCCGACAGGCCTACCCCGCCTCATATTGTAGAAGCCTTGCAGAGGGCGGCGGTTGACCCTATGAATCATAAGTACCCGCCTTTTCGCGGGCATGGCTATCTTAAAGAAGCTGCGGCAGCTTTTTATAAACGGGAGTATGGTGTAGAGCTGGACCCGCAGCGGGAGATTGCTATTCTGTTCGGCGGGAAGACCGGACTGGTTGAGGTAGTCCAGTGCCTGCTGAATCCGGGTGATACCGCACTCGTGCCGGACCCCGGGTACCCGGATTACTGGTCTGGTATTGAGCTGGCCCGGGCTGTTATGGAGATGATGCCGCTCAAGGAGGAGCGCGGGTTCCTGCCTGACTATACGGTTATATCCCCGGAAACAGCGGCCAAGGCGAAGCTGATGTTTCTTAACTACCCGAACAATCCGACCGGAGCGGTGGCTGACGAGGAGTTCTTTTTGGAGACGGTCAGGTTTGTGGAGCAGCATAACATATGTGTGGTGCATGATTTTGCCTATGCTGCGATTGGCTATGAGGGGCAGCGGCCGGTCAGCTTCCTCCAGATACCAGGGGCTAAGGAGACCGGCATCGAAATTTATACCTTGTCGAAGACCTATAATATGGCCGGCTGGCGGGTGGCCTTTGCCGCAGGAAATGCCAGTGTGATCGAGAGCCTGAATCTGCTGCAGGATCATATGTATGTCAGCTTGTTCGGGGCCGTACAGGAAGCGGCTGCGGCTGCACTGCTGGGTCCGCAGGATTGTGTACAGGAGAACGTAGACCGCTATGAAGCCAGGCGCAACACGTTGATCAGCGGCCTGCGGCAAATCGGCTGGCAGGTGGAGGCTCCGCGCGGCTCCTTCTTCACCTGGCTTCCTGTTCCGGAAGGCTACACCTCACAGAGCTTTGCGGATATGCTTTTGGAGCAGGCACATGTGGTCGTCGCCCCGGGTGTTGGCTTCGGTGCTTATGGCGAAGGCTATGTGCGGATCGGCCTGGTAAGCGATGAGGCCCGGCTGGCGGAAGCCGTGCAGCGGATCGCGGGATTGAAGCTGTTTACTGCGGAAGAATAG
- a CDS encoding thioredoxin family protein → MAIINVEHAETLRAELNRSGTVLVDYGAPRCGPCRTLLPILEELDEEYADSVSIVKVNCDELPELASEAGVMGLPTVVVYSGGQPVEKLVGLRPKSAYQGVLRKYAAVSSSTS, encoded by the coding sequence ATGGCAATTATAAATGTGGAGCATGCGGAAACCCTGCGGGCGGAGCTGAACCGCAGCGGAACGGTGCTGGTTGATTACGGTGCGCCGAGATGCGGGCCCTGCAGAACGCTGCTGCCGATCCTGGAGGAACTGGATGAGGAGTATGCGGACAGCGTGTCTATAGTTAAGGTGAACTGTGATGAGCTGCCTGAGCTGGCGTCAGAGGCTGGCGTCATGGGCCTGCCTACTGTGGTCGTGTACAGCGGAGGGCAGCCGGTGGAGAAGCTGGTCGGTTTGCGTCCGAAATCCGCCTATCAAGGCGTATTAAGAAAGTATGCTGCGGTGAGCAGCAGTACCAGTTAA
- a CDS encoding SulP family inorganic anion transporter, translating into MTGWGRFQGYNIASLRKDIISGTIVGVIAIPLGMAFAIASGVKPEYGIYTTIVAGILISLFGGSKFQIGGPTGAFIPILFAIAMEYGYENLLIAGMMAGVILVVMGLLRLGVLIKFIPKPVTIGFTAGIAVIIFTGQIGNFLGLKGIKRHEAFIDNMKELGMHISTVNLYSVLTAAICFAVVVLGLRFAPKVPGSLVGLLCASVVAALFFSGKVTTIGSAYGDIPNTLPSFHFPVITWERIRHLLRPAFVIAMLGAIESLLSAVVADGMSGSRHNSNRELIGQGIANIAAPMFGGIPATGAIARTATNIRSGAASPLSGVIHGVVVFLILLLFAPYASSIPLAAMAPILMVVAWNMSERKQFLQLLKLGTGDSLVLAITFLLTVFADLTVAVEVGLVLAVILFVKRMGETHLVAKVLPDPASVKVAAHMVTDSHDCPQIGIYNVEGPLFFGAAYRFNDTMPELGPGQAKLIILRMGKVPFIDTTGEANLAELVKQLKADGGKLMITGAQPQPYDLLKRTGLYDKIGAEHFFDHTGDAINAALGMIHTDRCAGCRHAAFRECAALSGMEEVPGRGVFKGRKPAVAGKLSSGIQ; encoded by the coding sequence ATGACAGGGTGGGGCCGTTTTCAAGGCTATAACATTGCTTCTCTGCGGAAGGATATCATTTCAGGGACAATCGTCGGCGTTATTGCCATCCCGCTCGGGATGGCATTTGCTATTGCATCCGGTGTAAAACCGGAGTATGGAATTTATACGACCATCGTAGCCGGGATACTGATCTCTTTATTCGGCGGCTCGAAATTTCAGATTGGCGGGCCTACAGGCGCGTTCATTCCGATTCTATTCGCAATCGCCATGGAATACGGCTATGAGAATCTGCTGATTGCAGGGATGATGGCCGGAGTTATTCTTGTGGTTATGGGCCTATTAAGGCTTGGGGTACTGATAAAATTTATTCCGAAGCCGGTAACCATCGGCTTTACAGCCGGGATTGCCGTCATTATCTTTACCGGGCAAATCGGGAATTTCCTCGGGCTTAAGGGAATTAAACGCCATGAAGCCTTCATCGACAATATGAAGGAACTTGGCATGCATATCTCGACGGTGAACCTGTATAGTGTGCTGACCGCTGCAATATGCTTTGCGGTAGTCGTGCTGGGGCTGCGCTTTGCCCCCAAGGTACCGGGATCACTGGTCGGGCTGCTGTGCGCCAGCGTGGTTGCGGCGCTATTCTTCAGCGGTAAAGTCACTACCATCGGCTCTGCTTACGGCGATATTCCGAACACGCTGCCGAGCTTTCACTTTCCGGTGATTACCTGGGAGCGGATCAGGCATCTGCTCCGCCCGGCGTTTGTGATCGCCATGCTGGGTGCGATTGAATCGCTGCTGTCGGCGGTGGTCGCTGACGGAATGTCCGGCAGCCGCCATAACAGCAACCGGGAACTGATCGGCCAGGGCATCGCGAATATTGCCGCGCCGATGTTCGGGGGAATCCCGGCGACAGGCGCGATTGCCAGAACGGCAACGAATATCCGCAGCGGGGCTGCTTCTCCGCTGTCAGGTGTAATTCACGGCGTCGTAGTGTTCCTTATTCTATTGTTGTTTGCACCGTATGCCTCCAGTATTCCGCTTGCAGCTATGGCCCCGATCCTGATGGTGGTTGCCTGGAATATGAGCGAGCGCAAGCAGTTCCTGCAGCTGCTGAAGCTGGGAACCGGGGATTCCCTTGTACTGGCCATTACCTTCCTCTTGACGGTATTCGCGGATTTAACGGTAGCCGTGGAAGTAGGGCTGGTATTGGCCGTAATTCTGTTCGTCAAACGGATGGGTGAGACCCATCTGGTCGCCAAGGTACTGCCTGATCCTGCATCGGTAAAGGTAGCGGCGCATATGGTGACAGACAGCCATGATTGCCCGCAGATCGGAATTTATAATGTGGAGGGGCCACTATTTTTCGGGGCTGCTTACAGGTTTAATGATACGATGCCGGAGCTTGGCCCTGGCCAGGCGAAGCTTATTATCCTTCGTATGGGTAAGGTGCCGTTTATTGACACCACAGGTGAGGCCAATCTGGCGGAGCTTGTGAAACAGCTGAAGGCAGATGGGGGCAAGCTGATGATTACCGGTGCCCAGCCCCAGCCGTATGATCTGCTGAAGAGAACAGGCCTGTACGACAAAATCGGAGCCGAGCATTTCTTTGATCATACTGGAGATGCCATTAATGCAGCACTGGGAATGATTCATACAGACCGCTGCGCAGGCTGCAGGCATGCCGCGTTCCGGGAATGCGCAGCGTTATCCGGAATGGAGGAAGTGCCGGGCAGAGGCGTCTTCAAAGGCAGAAAGCCGGCAGTGGCGGGAAAGCTCAGCAGCGGAATTCAGTAG
- a CDS encoding MarR family winged helix-turn-helix transcriptional regulator — translation MTGHQPDEERIFELLQALNKGISPKFERCAGISPTRLRLLHELFQVEEISQIALQKEIDIDAAAITRHLKGLEESGMVTRRNNPVDNRVTLVSLTQQGRDKVHCYKEEKNRFISSLLTGFDEQDRKSLVDKLTRLQHNINLL, via the coding sequence TTGACGGGACATCAGCCTGACGAAGAACGCATATTTGAACTGCTGCAGGCGCTGAACAAGGGAATAAGCCCGAAGTTTGAACGATGTGCCGGCATCAGCCCCACAAGGCTCCGCCTGCTCCATGAGCTGTTCCAGGTTGAAGAGATCAGCCAGATTGCGCTGCAGAAGGAAATCGATATCGATGCCGCAGCCATTACCCGCCATTTGAAGGGTCTGGAAGAGAGCGGAATGGTCACCCGCCGTAACAACCCTGTAGACAATAGAGTTACTTTGGTCTCACTGACCCAGCAAGGGCGGGATAAGGTGCATTGCTACAAGGAAGAGAAGAACCGTTTTATCAGCAGTTTACTTACCGGATTTGACGAGCAGGACCGCAAGTCACTCGTGGATAAGCTTACCCGGCTGCAGCATAATATCAATCTACTGTAG
- the ytxJ gene encoding bacillithiol system redox-active protein YtxJ, with the protein MSIQQLHTLDELHQYVGQPGKKLLFKHSTTCPISAKANEEFLAFAQSSDTPAAIVHVIEDRPVSNQIAEEFGIKHESPQIFLLEDGEVRWNTSHWKITRDAIKEAVSK; encoded by the coding sequence ATGTCTATTCAACAACTCCATACGCTGGATGAACTGCACCAATATGTCGGGCAACCCGGCAAAAAACTGCTTTTTAAACACAGCACAACCTGCCCGATCAGCGCCAAAGCCAACGAAGAGTTTCTGGCCTTTGCACAGAGCTCCGATACACCGGCAGCTATTGTTCATGTGATTGAAGACCGTCCGGTCTCGAACCAGATTGCTGAAGAATTCGGCATCAAACACGAATCTCCGCAAATTTTCCTGCTTGAAGACGGAGAAGTCCGCTGGAACACCTCCCACTGGAAAATCACCCGTGATGCCATCAAGGAGGCCGTAAGCAAATGA
- a CDS encoding lipoate--protein ligase family protein has product MVSHEGLGLLSRLFDGQEQRTTSVLPAEMAVFEHFAGEQPVTGAEDMLIPFAYEETLCRDVGAGTVPPSLHLWSHPGGVALGLRDSKLPFAAAAMAELEGAGIRTAVRHSGGAAVPLDAGIVNVSLILPKAPGKLDFHDDFRLLASLIAEAAAVSHPQAAARIRAGEIAGSYCPGDFDLAIGGRKFCGIAQRRQSSAYFVHAFVVVSGSGQERGELIRGFYETASGGDESLVYPRVRPETIAALGELGGPDAAAVFAAVIRQAAASRGVQLTSAAQLRQETGYDLQYSDPRVLEAAEILRERYAR; this is encoded by the coding sequence GTGGTTTCTCATGAGGGCTTGGGGCTATTAAGCAGACTCTTTGACGGGCAGGAGCAGAGAACGACCAGCGTTCTTCCTGCGGAAATGGCGGTTTTTGAGCATTTTGCCGGAGAACAGCCGGTCACGGGAGCGGAGGATATGCTGATTCCGTTCGCTTATGAAGAGACGCTGTGCCGGGACGTTGGAGCGGGAACGGTCCCGCCGTCCCTGCATCTTTGGAGTCACCCCGGAGGGGTTGCGCTGGGTCTGCGGGACAGCAAGCTGCCCTTTGCCGCAGCAGCGATGGCGGAGCTTGAAGGGGCGGGAATCCGCACGGCAGTCCGGCATTCCGGCGGTGCCGCCGTGCCGCTTGACGCGGGGATTGTCAATGTGTCCCTGATTCTCCCGAAAGCTCCGGGCAAGCTGGACTTTCACGATGATTTCCGGCTGCTGGCCTCGCTGATTGCCGAGGCCGCAGCCGTAAGCCATCCGCAGGCCGCGGCAAGGATCAGGGCCGGAGAAATCGCCGGCTCGTACTGCCCGGGCGATTTCGATCTGGCGATCGGCGGCCGCAAGTTCTGCGGCATTGCCCAGCGCAGGCAGAGCAGCGCGTACTTCGTGCACGCGTTTGTGGTCGTCTCCGGCTCCGGACAGGAGCGCGGGGAGCTGATCCGCGGATTCTATGAGACTGCGTCCGGAGGGGACGAGTCTCTGGTCTATCCGCGGGTCCGCCCGGAGACGATTGCCGCGCTTGGCGAGCTTGGCGGGCCGGATGCAGCGGCGGTGTTTGCTGCAGTCATCCGGCAGGCGGCCGCCAGCCGGGGTGTGCAGCTGACCTCTGCCGCGCAGCTGCGGCAGGAGACGGGGTATGATCTCCAGTACAGCGATCCCCGTGTGCTGGAGGCGGCGGAGATCCTGCGGGAGCGGTATGCCCGCTGA
- a CDS encoding carbon-nitrogen family hydrolase, translated as MKISLIQLDIAFGNPGANYAAAEQLIRRAAAAKPDCLILPELWTTGYDLTRLEQIADPDGAQTKAMISSLALEYGINIVAGSVASKQSAGITNSMFVFNREGGLAGAYSKLHLFRLMDEHLYLQPGEAKGLFTLDGALCAGLICYDIRFPEWVRAHTALGAEVLFVSAEWPMPRLAHWRALLISRAIENQCYVIACNRAGADPANVFAGHSMIIDPWGEVISEAAESEMILSGSIDLQKVREVRQQIPIFTDRRPELYL; from the coding sequence ATGAAAATATCCCTGATTCAGCTCGATATAGCATTTGGCAATCCCGGGGCAAATTATGCTGCGGCGGAACAGCTTATCCGCAGGGCTGCCGCAGCAAAGCCCGATTGCCTCATCCTGCCTGAGCTATGGACGACCGGATACGATTTGACCCGGCTGGAGCAGATTGCCGATCCAGACGGTGCACAGACAAAGGCCATGATCTCTTCACTCGCGCTGGAATACGGCATCAACATTGTGGCCGGTTCTGTTGCCAGCAAGCAGTCTGCCGGGATTACCAACAGCATGTTCGTCTTCAACCGTGAAGGCGGGCTGGCCGGTGCATACAGCAAGCTGCATCTGTTCCGGCTGATGGATGAGCATCTGTATCTGCAGCCGGGGGAAGCCAAGGGGCTGTTCACCCTGGACGGGGCTTTATGCGCCGGGCTGATCTGCTACGATATCCGCTTCCCCGAATGGGTCCGCGCCCACACGGCGCTTGGTGCAGAGGTGCTGTTCGTCAGTGCCGAATGGCCGATGCCGCGGCTTGCCCACTGGCGTGCCCTGCTGATCAGCCGGGCGATCGAGAATCAATGCTACGTGATCGCCTGCAACCGTGCCGGAGCCGATCCGGCGAACGTCTTTGCCGGACATTCGATGATTATTGATCCTTGGGGGGAGGTTATAAGTGAAGCTGCAGAGAGCGAGATGATTCTGAGCGGAAGCATTGATCTGCAAAAGGTCCGTGAGGTGCGCCAGCAGATTCCTATCTTCACTGACCGGCGGCCTGAGCTGTACTTGTAG
- a CDS encoding putative quinol monooxygenase, which translates to MIIIHATLQVNPEREEQFLAEAETLLNATHEEEGNISYELYKHVSRSNVYIMVEEWRDAEAVAGHNASPHFTGFAAKAGEFLTAPLDVKVYNGELFSK; encoded by the coding sequence ATGATTATTATTCATGCTACACTTCAAGTGAACCCTGAACGTGAGGAGCAATTTCTGGCAGAAGCCGAGACCCTGCTGAATGCTACACATGAGGAAGAAGGCAATATTTCTTATGAGCTGTACAAGCATGTCTCCCGGAGCAATGTCTATATTATGGTGGAGGAATGGCGTGATGCCGAAGCTGTTGCCGGTCATAATGCAAGTCCGCACTTCACCGGCTTTGCGGCCAAAGCAGGCGAATTTCTGACAGCACCGCTGGATGTTAAGGTATATAACGGAGAACTGTTCAGCAAGTAA
- a CDS encoding MerR family transcriptional regulator, with protein MKIGELAARTGVSVRSLRYYERQGLLTPLREANGYREYSPLAVETVETIKLYLNLGLSTEEIAGFLHCVLKNKEAFCAEVMPLYRSKLEEIERQIIELSQIKLNLQQRMAAMQQEQLESGTSEHGNAELENS; from the coding sequence ATGAAAATAGGTGAACTTGCAGCGCGGACCGGTGTCAGTGTCCGTTCCCTGCGATATTATGAGCGTCAAGGATTGCTTACACCGCTCCGGGAGGCCAACGGCTACCGTGAGTATTCGCCGCTGGCCGTCGAAACGGTGGAGACGATTAAGCTGTATTTGAATCTGGGGCTGTCGACAGAGGAGATTGCCGGATTTCTGCATTGTGTACTGAAGAATAAAGAGGCCTTCTGTGCAGAGGTGATGCCGCTCTACCGCAGCAAGCTGGAGGAAATTGAACGCCAGATTATAGAACTGAGCCAGATTAAACTCAATCTCCAGCAGCGTATGGCTGCAATGCAGCAGGAACAGCTGGAGAGCGGGACTTCTGAGCACGGAAATGCGGAACTGGAAAATAGTTAG
- a CDS encoding nitroreductase family protein, with translation MNATKTNDFTSIITGRRSVRQYDPSVKISKEEMTEILTEATLAPSSVNMQPWRFLIIESAEAKAKLATIAKFNQQQVETSAAMIAVFGDLNNFEYAEEIYGTAVERGLMPKEVKEGQLSRLAVHFANLPADINRETVMIDGGLVSMQLMLAARAHGYDTNAIGGFEKDQIAEMFGMDKERYIPVMLISIGKAAAEGYQSVRLPIDKIAEWK, from the coding sequence ATGAATGCAACGAAAACAAATGACTTCACATCGATTATTACAGGCCGCCGCTCCGTGCGCCAATATGATCCAAGTGTCAAAATCAGCAAGGAAGAAATGACCGAAATTCTTACAGAAGCTACCCTGGCTCCATCCTCAGTAAACATGCAGCCTTGGCGCTTCCTGATCATTGAAAGTGCCGAAGCCAAAGCCAAGCTGGCGACGATCGCCAAGTTTAACCAGCAGCAGGTTGAAACCTCAGCCGCTATGATCGCTGTGTTCGGCGATTTGAACAACTTCGAGTATGCTGAAGAAATCTATGGTACTGCAGTAGAGCGCGGCTTGATGCCGAAGGAAGTGAAAGAAGGCCAGCTGTCCCGTCTGGCAGTACATTTCGCCAATCTGCCTGCGGATATCAACAGAGAAACCGTAATGATTGACGGTGGCCTGGTCTCCATGCAGCTGATGCTGGCTGCCCGTGCCCATGGATATGATACCAATGCTATCGGCGGATTCGAAAAGGACCAGATTGCCGAAATGTTCGGTATGGACAAAGAACGGTACATTCCGGTAATGCTGATCTCCATCGGGAAAGCTGCTGCCGAAGGCTACCAATCCGTACGTCTGCCGATCGATAAGATTGCGGAGTGGAAATAA
- a CDS encoding CHAD domain-containing protein: MTVEQLTKDRQASKTRQWEQAMIKLYVNFRDYSKDALKDFGDEDIHQARVNSRKLLTLLSILDPDHSSTGELYSTFKQAQKMLGKVRDADVLIHSFKERRKLAKEDGDDKTAELLKAVIKHQKEKRKEYRKKLETGLAQLTGKELDRLWTAFLAGPLEALTAKRDANVVMRELEVAFEQKKKACKTLFKEPEAESKAAFEALHELRISAKELRYTASAAGFALNQKFHAHEEIYKNIQEQLGVINDKRVWLDTLQSIGRDELGVGKKAWGAFTGSLREEILEALHQNEVVPVPAAFAKAPTSVLNEQ; this comes from the coding sequence ATGACCGTCGAACAGCTAACGAAGGACCGGCAAGCCAGTAAGACCCGTCAGTGGGAACAGGCGATGATCAAGCTCTATGTTAACTTCCGTGATTACAGCAAGGACGCACTGAAGGATTTCGGAGATGAGGATATTCATCAGGCGAGGGTAAACAGCCGCAAGCTGCTGACGCTGCTGTCGATTCTTGATCCCGATCATTCCTCCACCGGAGAGCTATACAGCACTTTTAAACAGGCCCAGAAGATGCTCGGCAAGGTCAGGGATGCAGATGTTCTGATTCATTCCTTCAAAGAGCGGCGCAAACTGGCGAAGGAAGACGGCGATGACAAGACAGCTGAGCTGCTGAAGGCCGTCATTAAGCATCAGAAGGAGAAACGGAAAGAGTACCGCAAGAAGCTGGAAACCGGGCTTGCGCAGCTGACCGGAAAGGAATTGGACAGGCTCTGGACGGCTTTTCTCGCCGGACCCCTGGAAGCCCTGACCGCCAAACGGGACGCAAACGTCGTCATGCGTGAGCTGGAGGTGGCCTTCGAACAGAAAAAAAAGGCCTGCAAAACGTTGTTTAAAGAACCTGAAGCGGAGTCCAAGGCCGCCTTCGAGGCCCTGCATGAGCTAAGAATATCGGCTAAGGAGCTGCGGTATACCGCGAGCGCCGCGGGTTTTGCACTCAATCAGAAATTTCATGCCCATGAAGAAATCTATAAGAACATTCAGGAGCAGCTGGGAGTGATTAATGACAAGCGGGTCTGGCTGGATACCCTGCAGTCCATTGGACGCGATGAGCTGGGCGTCGGCAAAAAGGCCTGGGGCGCATTTACCGGAAGCCTCAGAGAAGAGATCCTGGAAGCCCTGCACCAGAACGAGGTTGTCCCGGTTCCGGCCGCATTTGCCAAAGCGCCTACATCAGTGCTGAATGAACAATAA
- a CDS encoding ArsR/SmtB family transcription factor, producing the protein MNSDIQQFKTEFFKALAHPMRIRILELLSEGEKNVNELQAILGSEGSAVSQQLAVLRAKNVVASVKEGTTVIYSLRDPLIKDLLAVARQIFDNHLVNAISLLEGIRSE; encoded by the coding sequence ATGAACAGCGATATTCAACAATTTAAGACGGAATTTTTCAAGGCGCTGGCTCATCCGATGCGGATCCGCATCCTGGAACTGCTGAGCGAAGGCGAGAAGAATGTGAATGAGCTGCAGGCGATTCTCGGTTCGGAAGGCTCTGCGGTATCCCAGCAGCTGGCCGTCCTCCGCGCCAAGAATGTGGTAGCAAGCGTCAAGGAAGGGACTACGGTGATTTATTCTCTGCGTGATCCCCTGATTAAGGACCTGCTGGCGGTGGCCAGACAGATTTTCGATAACCATCTCGTGAATGCAATATCCCTCCTGGAGGGCATCCGCAGCGAATAA